A stretch of Lactuca sativa cultivar Salinas chromosome 6, Lsat_Salinas_v11, whole genome shotgun sequence DNA encodes these proteins:
- the LOC111880932 gene encoding uncharacterized protein LOC111880932 has protein sequence MASDSKQSKYLTVYIHYNGLFARKPLVYLNAVVVSIRDVDFGAMDFKDFNLFIAKLIEGSCDNVYYCTRNEPLAEGIRRIRNDADYFEFIETGYSDEAGLRMNVYIDHENEPVLDWADMEVMEDDEGHYSEEDLDDDIDSQLSDDVPYEHEADDYIPSLDKTIGDEFLHRVSGMCKDIDDEAETDEVETKNGDDKPVYPIHNENQKWDKMVPILGMRFSNPMELKNCLTNYAVKNGYNLYFEKNDSQRLLVRCCKENKNPSCPFRLWASWMSSERSFQIKSLVDEHNCSRVFKLGSIVTYKWIGMHFKNQLVKNPKMSIRKMKAKVSTKFNLIVSVTQCRNAKRYALDEIEGSLMEHYGKVWSYGEEIMRTNPGSTVKIDVNVMPDSTTYFSKMYVCFKGVKDGWIAACRRVIGVDGCFLKGICRGQLLAAMGRDANNHIFPIAWAVVEVENKETWKWFLDLLLDDIEMGIGHGLTLISDQHKGLIEAVKERVPAAEHRQCARHIYANFKKRFKGEQYRKLFWAAAASTTQPKFEAEMNSIKKIDPLAYEHLMERDPKSWCRAFFEVDRACDAYENGISESFNSIIDLARKRPLITMLEEIRIYAMERMYKMLQEGQSWGNLKICPSIRLKISKLKKQQRFWGVIPSGIQQYEVRIGNDGYVVDLNNNTCGCRSWQVSGIPCVHAVATISYLNRNAEDYVAPWFHTAMFLTCYNHTINPLNGSSMWPEAPYMKPLPPQKRRLPGRPTLKRKKDQSEMESKGKTRHTISKAGSVNRCTICRERGHNRSTCPTRPADVASTSRPKNKKPKKCKKEKGKVEPVQANPVDPVQVPASQVDPVQADPVDPIQVPAPHVEPVQEDPVDPLQVPAPHVEPVQEDPVDPLQVPAPHVEPVQADPMDPVDVPAPPVDPVQVDDPHPDVDVPAQPVATR, from the exons ATGGCCTCCGATTCCAAACAAAGTAAGTATTTAACAGTTTATATACATTATAATGGTTTATTCGCACGAAAACCATTAGTGTACTTGAACGCTGTTGTTGTTTCAATCCGTGATGTCGATTTTGGTGCAATGGATTTCAAAGACTTTAACTTGTTCATTGCAAAGTTGATTGAAGGGAGTTGTGATAATGTATATTATTGCACTAGAAATGAACCATTGGCAGAGGGTATTAGGAGAATTAGGAATGATGCTGACTACTTTGAGTTTATTGAAACGGGTTATAGTGATGAAGCCGGTCTAAGAATGAATGTGTATATAGACCACGAAAATGAACCTGTACTTGATTGGGCTGATATGGAAGTAATGGAAGATGATGAAGGGCATTATTCTGAGGAAGACCTGGATGATGATATAGATTCACAACTTTCTGATGATGTTCCATATGAGCATGAAGCAGATGATTACATTCCTTCTCTTGACAAGACTATTGGTGATGAATTCTTACATCGGGTGTCAGGTATGTGTAAGGATATAGATGATGAGGCTGAAACTGATGAGGTTGAAACCAAGAATGGAGATGACAAACCAGTGTACCCTATCCATAATGAGAACCAGAAATGGGACAAAATGGTGCCAATTCTAGGTATGAGATTCTCTAACCCCATGgaattgaaaaattgtttgactAACTATGCAGTGAAGAATGGGTACAACCTTTATTTTGAGAAAAATGATAGTCAGAGGTTATTAGTGAGATGTTGTAAAGAGAACAAGAACCCCTCTTGTCCTTTTAGACTGTGGGCTTCCTGGATGAGCAGTGAAAGGTCTTTCCAAATTAAGTCATTAGTTGATGAACATAACTGTTCAAGAGTCTTCAAACTTGGTTCCATTGTAACATATAAATGGATTGGAATGCATTTTAAGAATCAACTTGTGAAGAACCCTAAAATGAGCATAAGGAAAATGAAGGCCAAAGTGAGTACAAAGTTTAACTTGATTGTTAGTGTCACTCAATGTAGAAATGCTAAGAGATATGCTTTGGATGAGATAGAGGGTAGTTTGATGGAACATTATGGTAAAGTATGGAGTTATGGAGAAGAAATAATGAGGACAAATCCTGGTTCAACAGTAAAGATAGATGTGAATGTCATGCCTGATTCCACAACCTacttttctaaaatgtatgtttgtTTTAAGGGTGTGAAGGATGGTTGGATTGCAGCATGTAGGAGGGTAATAGGGGTAGATGGTTGTTTTTTAAAGGGTATATGTAGAGGCCAACTGTTAGCAGCTATGGGTAGGGATGCAAACAACCACATCTTCCCTATTGCATGGGCTGTGGTGGAAGTTGAAAATAAGGAAACATGGAAGTGGTTTCTTGACCTCCTTCTGGATGACATTGAAATGGGAATTGGTCATGGATTGACCCTCATATCAGACCAACACAAG GGATTAATAGAGGCTGTCAAAGAAAGGGTTCCAGCAGCAGAGCATAGACAATGTGCTAGGCACATATATGCTAACTTCAAGAAAAGATTCAAAGGTGAACAATATAGGAAGTTGTTTTGGGCAGCAGCTGCTAGTACTACTCAACCAAAATTTGAGGCAGAAATGAATTCCATAAAAAAAATTGACCCTTTGGCTTATGAACACCTCATGGAAAGGGACCCTAAAAGTTGGTGCAGGGCATTCTTTGAAGTGGACAGGGCTTGTGATGCTTATGAGAATGGCATATCAGAAAGTTTCAACTCCATTATTGATCTTGCTAGGAAAAGGCCACTCATCACCATGTTGGAAGAGATAAGGATTTATGCAATGGAGAGGATGTATAAAATGTTGCAAGAGGGACAAAGTTGGGGGAATTTAAAAATATGTCCATCTATAAGGTTGAAGATATCAAAGCTAAAGAaacagcaaag ATTTTGGGGTGTTATACCATCTGGGATACAACAATATGAAGTTAGGATTGGAAATGATGGATATGTTGTGGACCTTAACAACAACACATGTGGATGTAGATCTTGGCAAGTATCAGGTATCCCATGTGTGCATGCAGTGGCAACCATTTCATACCTTAACAGGAATGCAGAGGATTATGTTGCACCATGGTTCCATACAGCCATGTTCTTGACTTGTTACAACCATACCATTAACCCACTTAATGGTAGTTCCATGTGGCCTGAAGCTCCCTACATGAAGCCATTGCCTCCTCAAAAAAGAAGGTTACCAGGAAGGCCAACCCTTAAAAGGAAAAAAGATCAATCTGAGATGGAAAGCAAGGGGAAAACAAGGCATACTATCTCAAAAGCAGGTTCAGTTAATAGATGCACTATTTGTAGAGAAAGGGGCCACAATAGATCAACATGTCCTACTAGACCAGCAGATGTAGCATCCACTTCAAGGCCAAAAAACAAGAaacctaaaaaatgtaaaaaagagAAAG GTAAAGTGGAACCAGTTCAAGCAAATCCAGTGGATCCAGTTCAAGTACCAGCTTCACAGGTTGATCCAGTTCAAGCAGATCCGGTAGATCCAATTCAAGTACCAGCTCCACATGTTGAACCAGTTCAAGAAGATCCAGTGGATCCACTTCAAGTACCAGCTCCACATGTTGAACCAGTTCAAGAAGATCCAGTGGATCCACTTCAAGTACCAGCTCCACATGTTGAACCAGTTCAAGCAGATCCAATGGATCCAGTTGATGTACCAGCTCCTCCAGTGGATCCAGTTCAAGTAGATGATCCACATCCAGATGTTGATGTCCCTGCTCAACCAGTTGCAACTAGATAG